The sequence below is a genomic window from Bdellovibrio bacteriovorus.
CATTAGAATTTTTGCGATTTTAAATGTGTCTTTCACTTCCCCTTTTTTGATGAAGTGAAATGTGGATAGCATGGCGATCCGACGCTCCCAGACACTTTTTGATTTTGCTAACTTCTGCAAAATCTTGCGGTCGCGATTGTACAAAAAAGCACCGACGATGTATTCTGCCGAAGAATCAACGAGGTCCCAATTGTTGATATATTTCGTGTGTTTTAGATAAAACTTATAGATCTTTTCTTGCTCTACTTCAGAACTTTTCGGGAATTGACTTACTAAGATTAAAAGACCAATCAGGCGCTCTTCATGATGCGGGGATTTAACCAGAAGGCTGACTTCTTTCAGAGGCAGATCCTTGTACTTCTTAGCTATCAAACGGCTTTCCGGCACAGTCAAACCTAAGAAGATATCCCCTTCCGCATAGTCGCCAGGCCCCGTCTTAAAGAAACGTTGCAGAGTCTTAGCGCGGGCAGGTTTTCTTTTCTTAAGAATGTCTTTTTGGATCGCTAACATTTCTTGAGGGTACGAGAGAAGCCTCGTCAGCGCAACACCCTAGTATTCTCGTTCATCCTTTAGTTTCGAAAGAATATTTCCAAATCAACAGACTTCCGTTCTGCAGAAGTCCGTCTATTAACAAGGAATCAATTTTTCAAGGACGTCTTCGGACGGAACCTTACTCCACAATGACAGCACGTAGCCACCGCCACCAGAACCCGTCGGTTTCACGGCAAGAGCGCCTTTTTCTTTCAGCCATTGTATATGTTTACCGGGAGCCCCTTCATTCAGGCCCCACTGCTCAAAACATTCTCCACCTTCTTCAATGGCTTTTGCCAGAAGAGGAAGCCCATCTTGCATATCGAGTTTTAATGCTTTTTCGGCTGTAGCCACAGCTTCGGCCATTTGCTTATCGATTTTTTCACCGACTTCGGGATTCTGTAAAAGAAGGTCTTTAACTTTATTCACAGCATCCACCGTTACGCCACGCTTGCCCGAATAGGAAATATACCAATGCGGTTTCCAAGACGTTGATAATGGCTTACGCTCCCCATTTCGTACGAAGTATAAACCCTCGCCCGATAAAGCGACGGCGATATCCACCCCACTGCTTTCACCATGAAATAGATTTTCTAGATCACGTGCAAACTCGTAGTATTCACTTTCCTCAACATATCCCAGATAACCCAGCCAACGAGTGAGCGCGACACAAAGAGCGGCCGACGCCCCCATACCTGCGCCCACTGGGATGGAGGATTCCAAAAGCAGAATACCTTTGAGTTCTTGGCGAGAGATTTTTTTAAGCTCACAAGCTTTTTCCAGAACTCCCCAAACCAGAAGCTGAAGATCTTTACCATGGTCTCCGACCAGACGAAGCTCTAAAGAGGATTCCGTACGCGTGTAACTCAGTTCTAAGTTGCGCGACTGAATGGGAAAAACCAACGCGGGAACACCGCGAAGTACCGCGTGTTCGCCCGCAAGGATCCACTTTCCAAAAGACTTACAGGTGAAATCAATGGACATCGGATTTCACACCTTCGAATGCCAAGACTTTGAATTCTTTTTTGAAAAGCTCGCGATAAGTTTCAAAAGACTTCTTCTGATCATTCCTGAAAAGCATATGCACATTCGCCCCGGCATCCATTGTCACCAAAGGACCGTCCTGCCACTTATTCCAAAGCTTTTGGCATTCTTCCAAAACTTTTTTGGATCCGTCCGTCATATAGCTGAACGCCGGCGTGCTTGTTTCAAACAAGCGGTGCATATCGATGAACTCGTCCCAGACAATCTGACGGGCCATATGCCAGTCATCAAACTGCAAAGCTTGCGAAAGATCTTTAAGGCGAATTTCCGCACGTTCCACACGACCTTCGAAACGAGGACTCGTCGTCACAAGCTTATGAGCTTCCGAACTAGAAACTTCCTTCTTTGAGTCTTCCACCACCACCACGATGTGATGCATATCCTTTATCGGAAGATTCATGGTTTCTGCATACTCATGCAACCAAAGCGCCCACGGAGAGAATAGAGAACGACAGGAAGATCCCGATCCCTGACGAGACAGCTCGGACAAGACTTTCTTATCCTCGCCCCACGGTTGCGGATGGATCTTTTGAAACATCTGCGCAGCAGCCAAAGTCAACGCAGCAAAACTTGAAGCGGAGCTAGCAAGACCGCAATCGGAAGGAAAATTATTTGCTGACTCCACGAGGAAGTTTTTCGTAACTCCCCACTTGTCTTTTAAATTTTGCAGGTGCTTTAAAAAGCGCTGCTGCCCTTTTTCAGAAAGATCCATTTTTTCTAGATCTTCTCGAACCAAGAGCTTCCATTGATCCTTACCACCCTCAATCTCTGTCAGGCGAACAAAGGTTCTTAAATTCTCCAGAGTGTAAGATAAGGAGCCATTCGTTGGCTTATTACCGGAACCTTCGATTTTACCCATGTACTTGATCAGAGCGATATTAGAAGGCGCAGACACTAAAACTTGATTCATAGAGTTCCTCGAACTTGCAAACCATTGGCGATCTTTTGCGAAGAAGCCATTAAGGATAATTGGCGTTGTTGGCAGAACTGTTTTAGCTCTTCGGACTCGTTTTTACGAGTCACAACCAGGACCACGTCGGCACCTAAAGCTCCACAGCCCTTGGCCGCCACGACGCCAGAAATTTGCTTGATATCATTTAACAAAGATAAAGTTTCATTGCAGGTAAAGCCCAAGGACTTTAAAGAATCCGCATAGGCATTTATACCTGAAACAAAAATAGAACCGTCTTGTGTATCAAAAGACTCGCGAATCATCGCGAAACTTTTTTCTAAAGAGCTGGCATCAAAAGTTTTTAAATTCTTCAGATGCTCGTGGGTGGCGACTTTATTTCCGGTGTGCAGAAGGTGGATTTCCAAATCTTCAAACGGCCAGCTCTTGACCGAGATCAGACCTTTGCGCTTTTCAAAGAAAGTTAAAGCGCCTTTGAGCTGTCCCACAAGATCAGCACCACTAGGACGCTGTCCTTCACCATTCCATGCGACTTCGTAATAGGCTTCTAAAAGATGTTTAAAATCCAGAAGCTTTTCCATGTCCTGTTGAGGAGCCTCTTTATAAAGCCACAAAGCATAGACACCTAAAAACTGCGCCGTAGAAGCACCAAAGCCGCCCTTACCCGCGTAAGGATCTTTAAAACCAAGATCAAATTGAGAGAAATAGTCTTGATGCTTACGAATATAAAGACCGGCTGGAGACTCCGGATGAATCGACCCCAGGTTGCCACTTCCCTTATGGGCTTCAAGTTCAAAACAAGGCTGCGACAAAAGGACCAGGGTCGGTCCTTCTTGCAATGCGAGGTATTCACCCGCGATAAAAGTTTTGCCGGGAACGGAGAAGACCAGGGACATGGCCTCTCCTAGCTGTGAGTGTGTGTTGTCGTCGTCGCTCTTTGCGAAGAACGAAGTTCTTTAAGCACGTCAATCGCATTGCTTAAAGAGATGCGTTTACGAACTGCTAAGATTTCTTCAAGCTTCTTTTGTACAAGAGGAATTTCTTTTTCTTCCGCACCCGCACCCAAAGCCAAATTCTTCGTGTGAAGTTTCATATGACCTTCGATGATACCGACAGTAGTTAGGGCTTTTAAAGCCCCTAGATTTTGCACCAATCCAACTGCGGCAATAACTCGCGAAAGTTCGTTTGCCGATGTCGTTCCCAACATCTTCATACACATCATCGCTGTCGGATGAAGAGTTGTTACGCCACCGACGGTGCCCACGATCAAAGGAGCTTCAAAGATACCTTTAAGTCCACCCTCTCCATCACGGAACCAACGAGTGATCGAACGGTATTGTCCATCACGTGAAGCATAGGCATGGATACCCGCCTCTACCGCGCGCCAGTCATTTCCCGTCGCGATAAGAACCGGGTCAATCCCGTTAAGAACGCCTTTATTGTTCGTCGCTGCACGATAAGGGTCTTGCTGAGCGAACAAAGAAGCTTCTTCGATTTTTTCAGCAAGTTCAGGGTCGATGTCTTTGATGTGAACCGTAGCGCGAGTGACTTTCGAATCCACAAGATTCGAAAGAATACACATCGTCACTTTTTCACCAGTAAACTGTTCGATCGGTTCTTTAAGGAACTCACAAACTTGGTTCATGATGTTGGCACCCATGGCATCGCATGGATCCATCAACACATGAACAACGGCCATGTCCGTTCCGTCACCACGAGGTACACGGCGAACTTGGATATCACGGACACCACCGCCACGGCGAACAAGACCGAACGCCACTTCACGGTTTGAAATTTCAATTAAGAAGTTTTTCTGAGACAGGATTTGCTTTTCAAATTTCGCAAAGTCTTGAATCTTTGCACACTGGATTTGACCGATGATATCGTTCCCCACAACTTCCGTTGTGATGGAACCTGATTCACGAATCCATTTCGCCGATTTACAGACTGCCGCCACGATAGAAGTTTCTTCTACCGCCATAGGAATGACGTAGTCTTTGCCATCGATATTGAAGTTTGTTGCTACTCCCAAAGGTAACTGGAAATAGCCGATGACGTTTTCAATAAACTTTTCGCCCAAAGAAGTGTCGCGCAATCCGCCCTTAGACAGATACTCCACATCGGAATCATGAAGAACGCCAACGTCCATCAACGCTTTCAATCTTTCCTCGCGAGAAAGTTTTGAGAAACCTTTAAAGATGTCTAGAAGCTGCTTTTTCATCGAATCACCCTCTTTGTTTGAAGGTCTTTAAGATTTTTTGAACCTGTACAGAACAAAGCAATCTTAAGTTCAGTTTCTAATTTATTTATAAGCTCTTCCAAGGCCTCATCGCCTTTCAGAGCCGCTTCCAAAAAGGGTTTTGCGAGCCCTACTTTGGTAGCACCTAAAGCGCAAAGTTTTGCGACTTCAAGTCCGTTTCTGACGCCACCCGAAGCCCAGATTTCATAACTCACGCGGGCTTCTTTGGCATTCAAAACGGATTGTACTGTACTAATACCCCAATTTGCGAAAGTTTGCGCGACTTTATACAGTAAATCATTCTCTTGCGAACGGTATCCTTCGACCCGGCCCCAATGAGTTCCACCTTTACCCGCAACGTCGACGGCGTAAATTCCTATATTTTCGAGGCGTTTGAGGGTTTCAACGGAAAACCCACAGCCCACTTCTTTCACTACTATGGGAACCCCTGCAATTTTCACCAGATTTTCTAGAGCTTCTATTCCATGTCGAAAATCACGAGTGCCCTCTGGCTGAAGAGCTTCCTGAAGAGGATTCACATGCACGAAAAGCGCAATAGCCTCTGTGGACTCAATCAGACGTTGGACTTTATCGATCGGACTTTTGATCAGTTGAGCGATTCCAATATTTCCCAAAAGCAGAGCCTTCGGTGCCTGACGACGCACGCGGTTCCACTCTTCAGCGGCATTAGAATCTTCCAACTCTCTTCTTTGCGAACCTACGCCCATAAGAATCTGGCGACGGTCACTCAAACGAGCCAAAGCCTCGTTGATTTCACGTCCTTGCTCATGGCCGGCAGTCATCGAAGAAATAAAAATAGGAGAAGAGAGAGAAATAGAATCTTTAGTGACAGGATCTTTTAAAAAGAAAGAGGTCGAAATATCGACCTCTTTAAAATCCAAATTAGGCAAAGCCTCATGAATTAATTCGATCGAGTCTAAACCATTTTGTCCCTCAGTCTGTGACCTTGGATCCAGCGCGATTTTGATGTGATCGCGCTTTCTTTGTTCAAATTGGCTATTAGACTCTTCCATGGGTTGCTATTGCAGACCTACGCCAAAGCGTGTTTGCAAAGAGCAGTGAATGCTGCTGCATCGTTGATAGCAAGGTCAGCCAAGATCTTACGGTCCACTTGGATGCCAGCTTTAATCAAGCCACCGATCAAACGAGAATATGTAGTTCCGTTCAAACGAGCTGCTGCATTGATACGTTGATTCCACAATGTGCGGAAGTTACGTTTTTTAGCTTTACGGTCGCGGTAAGCATACGCCATACCACGGTCATTTTTCTCTACCGCGTGGATGTACGCGCGAGAACCAGCTGAATAGTAACCTTTTGCTCTTTTAAGAACCTTTTTGTGACGAGCACGATTTGTTTTACCACTTTTTACACGAGCCATTTTCTACCTCAAATTTACTGTACATCTTCGAACTTCGTCGAAGTTACGTACGGAAAAGACATTTAAAATTTTTAGATTAATTCCTAGAACACCAAGCAACGACGAACTTGTAACATGTTCGCGTCTTCTACGTATGATGTCTTACCTAGTTGTCTTTTCGTTTTTGAGCTCATGTGTGAGTTCAAGTGACGCATGCGAGTGCTTTTTTTCTTAACTTTACCGCTTGAAAGAACTTTCAAACGTTTTTTAGCGCCTGAGTGAGTGCGCATTTTCATAATGTTTACCTTCCACCGATAAGGCGTCTCTCCCGTTGGGGACAGCTCTTAACCATTGCCTTAGACAGTCATAATTATGGACTCATGGTTTTATGTCGCATGTCGGGTAAAAGCAAGCTTTTTTGAGGGGTTAGCTGGAATTAAAGGCCGGCCTGCGGAAAAGCCAAGTTATTTAATTTTCCCCATAATTTCAATAATTTAAGACAAATTTCGGAAAATTTTAAAGAGTTCCAAACCATTCTTTGATACAAGATTTTTGCTTAAAAATAAGGCGATAAACCCACTTACTCAAAGAGGATCTTTGTATGAACCAACTTGTTTCAGCTATCGTATTGCTCGTATCCCTTTCTTTATCCGCTCACGCGATCGAACCTAAGAAAATCTTAAAGACCAGCGCTAATAGCGCCACCGTACGCATCGAAACAGAAGAAAAAGAAGGAACTCAGGTCGCCGCCTACATTGATGCCTCTGAAATGCCTG
It includes:
- a CDS encoding hydroxymethylglutaryl-CoA reductase, degradative, yielding MKKQLLDIFKGFSKLSREERLKALMDVGVLHDSDVEYLSKGGLRDTSLGEKFIENVIGYFQLPLGVATNFNIDGKDYVIPMAVEETSIVAAVCKSAKWIRESGSITTEVVGNDIIGQIQCAKIQDFAKFEKQILSQKNFLIEISNREVAFGLVRRGGGVRDIQVRRVPRGDGTDMAVVHVLMDPCDAMGANIMNQVCEFLKEPIEQFTGEKVTMCILSNLVDSKVTRATVHIKDIDPELAEKIEEASLFAQQDPYRAATNNKGVLNGIDPVLIATGNDWRAVEAGIHAYASRDGQYRSITRWFRDGEGGLKGIFEAPLIVGTVGGVTTLHPTAMMCMKMLGTTSANELSRVIAAVGLVQNLGALKALTTVGIIEGHMKLHTKNLALGAGAEEKEIPLVQKKLEEILAVRKRISLSNAIDVLKELRSSQRATTTTHTHS
- the rpmI gene encoding 50S ribosomal protein L35, which translates into the protein MKMRTHSGAKKRLKVLSSGKVKKKSTRMRHLNSHMSSKTKRQLGKTSYVEDANMLQVRRCLVF
- a CDS encoding mevalonate kinase family protein, which translates into the protein MSIDFTCKSFGKWILAGEHAVLRGVPALVFPIQSRNLELSYTRTESSLELRLVGDHGKDLQLLVWGVLEKACELKKISRQELKGILLLESSIPVGAGMGASAALCVALTRWLGYLGYVEESEYYEFARDLENLFHGESSGVDIAVALSGEGLYFVRNGERKPLSTSWKPHWYISYSGKRGVTVDAVNKVKDLLLQNPEVGEKIDKQMAEAVATAEKALKLDMQDGLPLLAKAIEEGGECFEQWGLNEGAPGKHIQWLKEKGALAVKPTGSGGGGYVLSLWSKVPSEDVLEKLIPC
- the fni gene encoding type 2 isopentenyl-diphosphate Delta-isomerase; the encoded protein is MEESNSQFEQRKRDHIKIALDPRSQTEGQNGLDSIELIHEALPNLDFKEVDISTSFFLKDPVTKDSISLSSPIFISSMTAGHEQGREINEALARLSDRRQILMGVGSQRRELEDSNAAEEWNRVRRQAPKALLLGNIGIAQLIKSPIDKVQRLIESTEAIALFVHVNPLQEALQPEGTRDFRHGIEALENLVKIAGVPIVVKEVGCGFSVETLKRLENIGIYAVDVAGKGGTHWGRVEGYRSQENDLLYKVAQTFANWGISTVQSVLNAKEARVSYEIWASGGVRNGLEVAKLCALGATKVGLAKPFLEAALKGDEALEELINKLETELKIALFCTGSKNLKDLQTKRVIR
- the rplT gene encoding 50S ribosomal protein L20, whose translation is MARVKSGKTNRARHKKVLKRAKGYYSAGSRAYIHAVEKNDRGMAYAYRDRKAKKRNFRTLWNQRINAAARLNGTTYSRLIGGLIKAGIQVDRKILADLAINDAAAFTALCKHALA
- a CDS encoding DNA alkylation repair protein, producing MLAIQKDILKKRKPARAKTLQRFFKTGPGDYAEGDIFLGLTVPESRLIAKKYKDLPLKEVSLLVKSPHHEERLIGLLILVSQFPKSSEVEQEKIYKFYLKHTKYINNWDLVDSSAEYIVGAFLYNRDRKILQKLAKSKSVWERRIAMLSTFHFIKKGEVKDTFKIAKILMNDSHDLIHKASGWMLREAGKRVSEKDLRHFLDLHAAKMPRTMLRYAIERLPKEDRLYYLSLKSN
- the mvaD gene encoding diphosphomevalonate decarboxylase, with product MNQVLVSAPSNIALIKYMGKIEGSGNKPTNGSLSYTLENLRTFVRLTEIEGGKDQWKLLVREDLEKMDLSEKGQQRFLKHLQNLKDKWGVTKNFLVESANNFPSDCGLASSASSFAALTLAAAQMFQKIHPQPWGEDKKVLSELSRQGSGSSCRSLFSPWALWLHEYAETMNLPIKDMHHIVVVVEDSKKEVSSSEAHKLVTTSPRFEGRVERAEIRLKDLSQALQFDDWHMARQIVWDEFIDMHRLFETSTPAFSYMTDGSKKVLEECQKLWNKWQDGPLVTMDAGANVHMLFRNDQKKSFETYRELFKKEFKVLAFEGVKSDVH